The genomic stretch TATTGCGTTGGTGAGCCAGATATATCATGTTTCGGGCGATTTGGAATCGTTTTTACTTGCGTGGATTGTGTTATGCGTTCCGCTGATGTTTGTGACAAAATCTACCTCAGCAGTTATTTTACACCTAATTTTCATCACCTATTATGCTTTTGAAGCTGGCTATGGACATAACACAACAATTCCGCACATTTACTTTTTATTGTTATTGCTTGCGTTACCGAGTTATGTAAGAATGATTAAAGCACAAACAAAATCGCACGTTACAAGTGTATTACATTGGCTTTTCCCAATGAGTTTAATTTTTTCATTACCAGTTTGTATTGACCAAAGTGAAGGCGTTGGCTTTTTAATGTACGTCTTGTTATTTGGTGTTTTTTATAATATTGGACAACTTCCGTATTTTAAAAATAAATCGTTATTACAAAATGGATATCGCACATTAGGATCTTTGGGAACTGTAATTATACTTTTAATATTAAGTTTTCGCGACATATGGAAACATCAATTTCAAGATGTATATTTTGACTCTTTAGAATTCCTTTGCGCAATGATTTTATTTGTCATTGCAAGCGTATTATTGTATTTCAACAGCAAACAAAATGCACTAAAATCAATGAATCTATTTCATTTTGTATTTCTACTTTTTGGAGTCATTTTCATGATTGGACTTTTTAACGATCTTTTACCAACAATTCTAATCAACGCACTACTTTTTATTCTAGGAGTTTCAGCGATTAAAATTGGCGCAGAAAAATTTCATTTTGGTATTTTGAATTATGGAATGTTGATTATTGCTATATTAATTGCATGTCGATTTTTTGATACCGATATCACATATGTCGTACGTGGATTATTATTTGTATTCATTGGCGGAGGTTTTTTCACTGCGAATTATCTTATGCTAAAAAAACAAAAATCTAAAAAATGACAACTAATTGTCATTCCTGCGAAGGCAGGAATCTATAAAAAACAAACTCATGAAGAAAACATATATATACATCCTTTTTGGCTTGATGGTACTTGCACAAATTGCCGCTTCTGCACAAATAGTATACAAATACGAACGCACAATTGCTTCTGACAATGTGTATAAATTTAAAACTGCTCCGGTAGATCCGAACAATCCATTTATGGGAAAATATATTGATTTAGACTTCGAAATAAATTCTTTTGAAACAACCGATTCTGATTGGAATAGATATGATAAAGCATATGCGTATTTTTCAAAAGATGAAAACGGTTATGCTGTTTTAGAAACTTTATCAAAAGAATTGCTAACCGATAGTAAATTTGACCATGTTATTGTAGAAACGTATAATTATTATGAAGGTAAAATTCGTTTCGATTTGCCTTTTCAAACCTACTACATGGAAGAGTCAAAAGCGTTAGGTGCAGAAACATTATACAGAGATAATAATAGAAACGGAAAAGAACAAGATGTATATGCCGTTGTACATATTCAAAATGGCACACATGTACTTACTGATGTTATTATAAATGGTATTTCTATAAAAGATGCTGTTGTGAAGTAACTTATGAAAGTTATAGAATAGTATATAAGTGAAAACTCACTATATTTTTTTAATAG from Kordia antarctica encodes the following:
- a CDS encoding DUF2157 domain-containing protein; the encoded protein is MSSKITRALPELVENGIITDEIAQNIKAFYGNSEESSANRLFTLFGILGATLVGLGIILIMAHNWDDFSRGVKLIFAFLPMLIGQAILGFSIFKEKSSAWKEASTVFLFFGVGACIALVSQIYHVSGDLESFLLAWIVLCVPLMFVTKSTSAVILHLIFITYYAFEAGYGHNTTIPHIYFLLLLLALPSYVRMIKAQTKSHVTSVLHWLFPMSLIFSLPVCIDQSEGVGFLMYVLLFGVFYNIGQLPYFKNKSLLQNGYRTLGSLGTVIILLILSFRDIWKHQFQDVYFDSLEFLCAMILFVIASVLLYFNSKQNALKSMNLFHFVFLLFGVIFMIGLFNDLLPTILINALLFILGVSAIKIGAEKFHFGILNYGMLIIAILIACRFFDTDITYVVRGLLFVFIGGGFFTANYLMLKKQKSKK
- a CDS encoding GDYXXLXY domain-containing protein, whose product is MKKTYIYILFGLMVLAQIAASAQIVYKYERTIASDNVYKFKTAPVDPNNPFMGKYIDLDFEINSFETTDSDWNRYDKAYAYFSKDENGYAVLETLSKELLTDSKFDHVIVETYNYYEGKIRFDLPFQTYYMEESKALGAETLYRDNNRNGKEQDVYAVVHIQNGTHVLTDVIINGISIKDAVVK